Proteins encoded within one genomic window of Flavobacterium gilvum:
- a CDS encoding anthranilate synthase component II, which produces MKKILVIDNYDSFTYNLVHYLEDLNCEVTVYRNDEFDIDEISGFDKILLSPGPGIPDEAGLLKAVIAKYAPTKSILGVCLGQQAIGEVFGGTLSNLDKVYHGVATTVKKSVNDELLFEGLENEFEVGRYHSWVVNADLPDDLEATSFDENGQVMSLRHKTYDVRGVQFHPESVLTPNGKKILENWLKS; this is translated from the coding sequence ATGAAAAAAATACTAGTCATAGACAATTACGATAGTTTCACTTACAACTTGGTGCACTATCTCGAAGATTTAAACTGTGAAGTTACTGTTTACAGAAACGATGAATTTGATATTGACGAAATCTCGGGTTTCGACAAAATATTGCTTTCGCCAGGCCCCGGAATTCCTGATGAAGCCGGATTATTGAAAGCTGTCATTGCAAAGTACGCTCCTACCAAAAGTATTCTTGGTGTTTGCTTGGGGCAACAAGCAATTGGTGAGGTTTTTGGGGGAACACTTTCCAACTTAGACAAAGTTTATCACGGCGTGGCCACAACGGTAAAAAAATCGGTAAATGATGAACTTTTGTTTGAAGGTTTGGAAAACGAATTCGAAGTGGGACGTTACCATTCATGGGTTGTAAATGCCGATTTACCAGATGATCTGGAAGCAACGTCTTTCGACGAAAACGGTCAAGTAATGTCTTTGCGTCATAAAACATACGATGTACGCGGTGTGCAATTTCATCCAGAAAGCGTGTTGACACCAAACGGAAAAAAAATATTAGAAAATTGGTTGAAATCGTAA
- a CDS encoding c-type cytochrome has translation MKTVKIHFILVCLSVFVLFSCNEKKEQKIEQTVNVEPEMVLDLVDLQTKNKLGKDTVVTVINDPVYHKTKKYRAVSALLLVKNEIDLSKIDIKNTKIIFECIDGYKPEMPLELFLKAKPFLAFKDVDAPKGTNWEKIVKNGNEMDANPFYLVYTSISTDNQEYKWPYNLIKIHLEPLNKSIKELFPSNNKKVEVGYNLFQKQCITCHAINGIGGTMGPELNYPKSVTEYWKEKELVDYIVDPASFRNKVKMPTLGITKQESQEIVDYLKYMSEHRKVNSN, from the coding sequence ATGAAAACAGTTAAAATCCATTTTATCCTTGTTTGTCTTTCTGTTTTTGTTCTCTTTTCATGTAATGAAAAAAAGGAACAAAAAATAGAACAGACAGTAAATGTCGAGCCAGAAATGGTTTTGGATTTGGTGGATTTACAAACCAAAAACAAACTGGGAAAAGATACGGTTGTTACGGTAATTAACGACCCTGTTTATCATAAAACAAAGAAATATCGTGCTGTAAGTGCATTACTTTTGGTAAAAAATGAAATTGATTTAAGCAAAATAGACATCAAAAACACCAAAATAATATTTGAATGTATTGATGGCTACAAACCTGAAATGCCATTGGAATTATTTTTAAAAGCAAAACCATTTTTAGCTTTCAAAGATGTTGATGCACCAAAAGGAACGAATTGGGAAAAGATCGTCAAAAACGGAAATGAGATGGATGCCAATCCTTTTTACTTGGTTTACACATCAATTTCTACAGATAATCAGGAATACAAATGGCCTTATAATTTGATAAAAATCCATTTGGAACCTTTGAACAAATCAATAAAAGAGTTGTTTCCATCAAACAATAAAAAGGTAGAAGTAGGTTATAATTTATTTCAAAAACAATGTATCACTTGTCACGCCATCAACGGAATTGGAGGCACAATGGGACCCGAATTGAATTATCCCAAAAGTGTAACCGAATATTGGAAAGAAAAAGAATTGGTCGATTATATTGTTGATCCGGCTTCTTTCAGAAATAAAGTTAAAATGCCAACACTCGGAATTACAAAACAAGAATCACAAGAAATAGTTGATTACTTGAAATACATGTCAGAGCATAGAAAAGTGAATAGTAATTAG
- the trpD gene encoding anthranilate phosphoribosyltransferase, whose amino-acid sequence MKNILNRLINHEILSKEEAKNVLVNISNGNYNPSQIAAFLTVYMMRSISIDELAGFREALLELCVRIDLSAYNTVDLVGTGGDGKDTFNISTLASFVTAGAGIKVTKHGNYGVSSISGSSNVMENLGVRFSNDKDFLEKCVDQAGICILHAPLFHPAMKNVGPIRKELAVRTFFNILGPMINPSFPKNQLLGVFNLELARMYGYLYQNTNTNYTILHSLDGYDEVSLTGATKIITQSKEEMLNPSDFGVRQLLQSEIEGGKTIEESAEMFMNIISGKGTEAQNNVVCANAGLAIATVNGCTPLEGFEKAKESLLSGKAILALNKLKELSR is encoded by the coding sequence ATGAAAAACATATTAAACAGATTAATCAATCACGAAATTCTTTCTAAAGAAGAAGCCAAAAACGTATTGGTGAATATCTCCAACGGGAACTACAATCCAAGCCAAATCGCGGCATTTTTGACCGTTTATATGATGCGCAGCATTAGTATTGATGAATTAGCCGGTTTTCGTGAAGCTTTGCTCGAATTGTGCGTTCGCATCGATTTATCGGCTTATAATACTGTCGATTTGGTGGGCACGGGAGGTGACGGAAAAGACACTTTCAACATCTCGACTTTGGCCTCTTTTGTTACCGCAGGAGCCGGAATAAAAGTGACCAAACATGGTAATTACGGAGTTTCATCAATTTCCGGTTCAAGTAACGTCATGGAAAATTTGGGAGTAAGATTCAGTAACGACAAAGACTTTTTGGAAAAATGTGTGGATCAGGCCGGAATTTGTATTTTGCACGCTCCACTCTTTCACCCCGCTATGAAAAACGTTGGCCCAATCCGAAAAGAATTAGCGGTGAGAACCTTTTTTAATATTCTTGGACCAATGATAAACCCCTCTTTTCCAAAGAACCAATTATTGGGTGTTTTCAATCTCGAATTGGCCAGAATGTATGGGTATTTATATCAAAACACAAACACCAATTACACCATTTTACATTCGCTTGACGGCTATGACGAAGTTTCTTTGACAGGAGCCACAAAAATAATTACACAAAGCAAGGAAGAAATGCTAAATCCAAGTGATTTCGGCGTTCGCCAATTATTGCAAAGCGAAATCGAAGGCGGAAAAACCATCGAAGAATCGGCAGAAATGTTCATGAATATCATTTCCGGGAAAGGCACCGAAGCTCAAAACAATGTTGTTTGTGCCAATGCTGGTCTGGCAATCGCCACGGTTAATGGATGTACACCATTAGAAGGATTTGAGAAGGCCAAAGAAAGTCTGCTCTCCGGAAAAGCGATTTTGGCATTAAATAAATTGAAAGAATTAAGTAGATAA
- the trpC gene encoding indole-3-glycerol phosphate synthase TrpC, whose protein sequence is MNILDKIIVDKKREVVLKKSIIPVSQLEASVFFGKKIISLSQNLKSSNSGIIAEHKRRSPSKAEINYGFTVEEVVKGYESAGACGISVLTDGKYFGGSLDDLLLARASVNIPLLRKEFIVDEYQILEAKAHGADLILLIAAVLTREEIKSLSEFAKNLGLEVLLEVHNQEELEKSIMPTLDMIGVNNRNLKTFEVSLDFSKELANKIPNDFVKVSESGISSIEAINELKPYGYKGFLIGENFMKTDNAGKAATEFISKL, encoded by the coding sequence ATGAACATATTAGACAAAATCATAGTTGACAAAAAAAGGGAAGTTGTTCTCAAAAAATCAATCATTCCGGTTTCGCAATTGGAAGCGTCTGTTTTTTTTGGAAAAAAAATTATTTCTTTAAGTCAAAACCTAAAAAGCAGCAACTCAGGAATCATTGCCGAACACAAGCGACGTTCCCCTTCCAAAGCCGAAATCAATTATGGTTTCACCGTTGAAGAAGTCGTAAAAGGATACGAAAGTGCTGGTGCCTGTGGAATTTCGGTTTTGACAGATGGAAAATATTTTGGCGGTTCTCTGGACGACTTGCTTTTGGCAAGAGCCTCAGTAAATATTCCGCTATTGCGAAAAGAATTCATTGTTGATGAATACCAAATCCTAGAAGCCAAAGCTCACGGAGCCGATTTGATTTTGCTCATCGCTGCCGTTTTGACTCGCGAAGAAATCAAATCTTTGTCGGAGTTTGCCAAAAATTTAGGATTGGAAGTATTATTAGAAGTGCACAACCAAGAAGAACTAGAAAAATCAATTATGCCAACTTTGGATATGATTGGCGTAAACAACAGAAACCTCAAAACATTTGAAGTAAGTCTGGATTTCAGCAAAGAATTGGCAAACAAAATTCCGAATGATTTTGTAAAAGTTTCTGAAAGCGGCATTTCGTCCATCGAAGCCATAAATGAATTAAAACCTTACGGCTACAAAGGATTTTTGATTGGAGAAAACTTTATGAAAACCGATAATGCCGGAAAAGCGGCAACGGAATTTATTAGTAAGCTGTAA
- a CDS encoding phosphoribosylanthranilate isomerase, with translation MKNTDKDNATTPFPSGRAGVGIKICGMKYPDNILEVGSLLPDYMGFIFWPKSARYFNGEIPNLPKSIKKTGVFVNENTTVIEEKVKKHNLQAVQLHGQESVAFCSELKTKFGTSIEIIKVFSADENFDFSILEPYESVCNYFLFDTKGKLPGGNGTTFDWKILVNYPSTKPFFLSGGIGIEELDSINEILKTNLPIYAIDINSKFEIEPGLKNTALCTDAIYRVSRNQNK, from the coding sequence ATGAAAAACACCGATAAAGACAACGCAACAACTCCCTTCCCTTCGGGGAGGGCTGGGGTGGGGATTAAAATCTGTGGTATGAAATATCCCGACAATATACTCGAAGTAGGTTCGCTCCTACCCGATTATATGGGATTTATATTTTGGCCAAAATCGGCCCGTTATTTTAACGGTGAGATTCCCAATTTGCCAAAATCAATCAAAAAAACAGGGGTTTTTGTCAACGAAAATACCACGGTAATTGAAGAAAAAGTAAAAAAACACAATTTGCAGGCCGTTCAGCTACATGGTCAGGAATCGGTTGCATTTTGTTCGGAATTAAAAACTAAATTTGGTACTTCAATCGAAATTATCAAAGTGTTTTCAGCAGACGAAAATTTTGATTTCAGCATTTTGGAACCATACGAATCCGTTTGCAATTATTTCCTTTTTGATACCAAAGGAAAATTGCCCGGCGGAAACGGAACGACTTTTGACTGGAAAATATTAGTCAACTACCCTTCTACAAAACCATTTTTCCTTAGCGGTGGAATTGGAATTGAAGAATTGGATTCGATAAATGAAATTTTAAAAACAAATTTACCCATTTATGCCATCGATATAAATAGTAAATTTGAAATTGAACCGGGATTAAAAAACACAGCATTATGTACAGACGCGATTTATCGCGTCTCACGTAATCAAAATAAATAA
- the trpB gene encoding tryptophan synthase subunit beta yields MNYNVDEKGYYGEFGGAYIPEMLYPNVEELRQQYLKITAEPEFKEEFNQLLKDYVGRPSPLYFAKRLSEKYNTKVYLKREDLNHTGAHKINNTIGQILVAKKLGKKRIIAETGAGQHGVATATVCALMGLECIVYMGEIDIKRQAPNVARMKMLGAEVRAALSGSKTLKDATNEAIRDWINNPVDTHYIIGSAIGPHPYPDMVTRFQSIISEEIKWQLQEKEGRENPDYVVACIGGGSNAAGTFYHFLDEEKVGIIAVEAAGKGVNSGHSAATSKLGKVGVIHGCKTLLMQTPDGQITEPYSISAGLDYPGVGPMHAHLAQTGRAEFFSVTDDDAMDSGLELCKLEGIIPAIESSHALAVLKEKEFKPTDVVVICLSGRGDKDLNTYIDHFKL; encoded by the coding sequence ATGAATTACAACGTAGACGAAAAAGGATATTACGGAGAATTTGGAGGTGCTTACATTCCCGAAATGCTATATCCAAATGTGGAAGAATTACGCCAGCAATATTTAAAAATTACGGCCGAACCAGAATTTAAAGAAGAGTTCAATCAACTGCTTAAAGATTACGTAGGTCGTCCAAGCCCTTTGTATTTTGCCAAAAGATTATCCGAAAAATACAACACAAAAGTCTATCTCAAAAGAGAAGATTTGAATCATACCGGCGCACACAAAATAAACAATACCATTGGTCAGATTTTGGTAGCCAAAAAACTAGGAAAAAAACGAATCATTGCTGAGACAGGAGCGGGACAACACGGCGTAGCGACTGCCACCGTTTGTGCGCTTATGGGACTCGAATGCATTGTTTATATGGGAGAAATCGACATCAAACGCCAAGCGCCAAATGTTGCCCGAATGAAAATGCTCGGTGCCGAAGTTCGTGCCGCACTTTCTGGTTCAAAAACTCTGAAAGATGCCACAAACGAAGCCATCCGGGATTGGATTAACAACCCGGTTGACACGCATTATATCATTGGTTCGGCCATCGGACCACACCCTTATCCAGATATGGTAACCCGTTTTCAAAGTATTATTTCCGAAGAAATAAAATGGCAGTTGCAAGAAAAAGAAGGACGCGAAAATCCTGATTATGTTGTGGCCTGCATCGGTGGTGGAAGCAATGCCGCAGGAACTTTTTACCATTTCCTTGACGAAGAAAAAGTAGGAATCATAGCCGTTGAAGCTGCCGGAAAAGGCGTAAATAGCGGTCACAGTGCTGCTACAAGCAAACTCGGAAAAGTTGGTGTTATTCACGGTTGCAAAACACTTTTGATGCAAACTCCTGACGGACAAATTACAGAACCTTATTCCATTTCGGCGGGATTGGATTACCCGGGAGTTGGCCCAATGCACGCACACTTGGCACAAACAGGTCGCGCCGAGTTTTTCTCAGTGACTGATGACGATGCCATGGATTCCGGACTGGAATTATGCAAACTCGAAGGAATTATTCCTGCCATCGAATCCTCGCATGCATTGGCAGTGCTGAAAGAAAAAGAATTCAAACCAACCGATGTCGTAGTTATCTGCCTTTCGGGTCGTGGCGACAAAGATTTGAATACATATATTGATCATTTTAAATTATAA
- a CDS encoding gamma-glutamylcyclotransferase family protein — translation MQKLFAYGSLQHEDVQQDLFGRILQGTPETLIGYELNEIRIEEEFGIVHYPIIMETSDANDTINGILYEISMKELHQADLYEGLHYKRVEVHLQSNQKAWAYSAAI, via the coding sequence ATGCAAAAATTATTCGCTTACGGAAGCTTGCAGCACGAGGATGTTCAGCAAGACCTTTTTGGACGTATTCTTCAAGGAACACCGGAAACATTAATTGGTTATGAGTTAAATGAAATCCGAATTGAAGAGGAATTCGGGATAGTGCATTATCCTATCATCATGGAAACCAGTGATGCCAACGACACCATCAACGGAATTTTATATGAAATTAGCATGAAAGAACTCCACCAAGCCGATTTATACGAAGGATTGCATTACAAACGTGTTGAAGTACACTTGCAATCCAACCAAAAAGCATGGGCGTATAGTGCTGCGATTTAA
- the trpA gene encoding tryptophan synthase subunit alpha — protein sequence MNRINQKLQEEQKILSIYFSAGYPTLNDTVQIIQDLEKSGIDMIEIGLPFSDPLADGPTIQASSTTALENGMTSEILFDQLAAIRKSVSIPLVIMGYFNPMLQYGVEAFCKKCAEIGIDGLIIPDLPVDVFAEQYKATFEKYGLINIFLITPQTSDERIRFIDSVSDGFIYMVSSASVTGSQSGFGNTQEAYFKRIGEMNLKNPQIVGFGISNTETFNQATQYAKGAIIGSAFITHLKENGSSKIEEFVKGIR from the coding sequence ATGAACCGAATAAATCAAAAATTACAAGAAGAACAAAAAATACTTTCCATCTACTTTTCGGCTGGATACCCGACCCTGAACGACACTGTGCAAATCATTCAGGATTTGGAAAAAAGTGGCATAGATATGATAGAAATCGGATTGCCATTCAGCGATCCTTTGGCTGATGGCCCAACCATTCAGGCTAGTTCAACCACAGCTCTGGAAAACGGAATGACATCAGAAATTTTGTTTGACCAATTGGCAGCCATTCGCAAAAGCGTAAGTATTCCCTTGGTGATTATGGGCTATTTCAACCCAATGTTGCAATACGGTGTAGAAGCATTTTGTAAAAAATGTGCCGAAATTGGAATCGATGGATTAATCATCCCAGATCTTCCGGTTGATGTATTTGCAGAACAATACAAAGCTACTTTTGAAAAATATGGATTAATTAATATTTTCCTGATTACACCACAAACTTCAGACGAGCGTATTCGTTTTATCGATAGTGTTTCAGATGGATTTATTTACATGGTGAGTTCTGCGAGTGTTACCGGTTCGCAATCTGGTTTTGGAAACACACAGGAAGCTTATTTCAAACGCATTGGCGAAATGAATTTGAAAAACCCACAAATCGTTGGTTTCGGAATCAGTAATACCGAAACATTCAATCAAGCCACGCAATATGCCAAAGGAGCCATTATCGGCAGTGCTTTCATCACGCATTTGAAAGAAAACGGAAGTAGTAAAATTGAAGAATTTGTGAAGGGAATTCGATAA
- a CDS encoding GyrI-like domain-containing protein codes for MEPRIEILSEKKLIGKRLQMSLTNNKTHELWRSFMPKRSEILNPVSTDLFSVQIYEPSYFEAFNPNATFEKWATLEVSDFNNIPSKMESFTLPGGLYAVFELKGHDTVIFDYIFRTWIPNSEYVLDKRPHFEILGEKYKLNDPDSEEEIWIPIKERKS; via the coding sequence ATGGAACCTAGAATCGAAATATTATCGGAAAAGAAATTAATTGGCAAACGACTTCAAATGTCGCTTACTAACAACAAAACACACGAGTTATGGCGAAGTTTTATGCCAAAACGTTCAGAAATTCTAAATCCGGTTAGTACAGACCTTTTTTCTGTTCAGATTTATGAACCAAGTTATTTTGAGGCTTTTAATCCCAATGCTACTTTCGAAAAATGGGCTACACTCGAAGTTTCTGACTTCAATAACATTCCTTCCAAAATGGAATCCTTTACTTTACCAGGCGGACTTTACGCTGTTTTTGAACTTAAAGGTCACGACACTGTAATTTTTGACTACATCTTCAGAACTTGGATTCCTAATTCCGAGTATGTTTTAGACAAAAGACCTCATTTTGAAATATTGGGGGAAAAATATAAACTAAACGACCCTGATTCAGAGGAGGAAATTTGGATTCCCATCAAAGAAAGAAAATCCTAA
- a CDS encoding TetR/AcrR family transcriptional regulator: protein MKTDFNEKQIQILQVAETLFAEKGFDGTSIRDIAKEANINIAMVSYYFGSKEQLLESIILNRVAAIKIQLDILTLEDLDPLQKMHKLIEMYIDKINSNRCIYKIIHFEFSSSQRVINLQAFTDLKKENLKSLESIIQDGQEKGVFRKDVVVPLLTTTILGTYFHFHLNRFFYQNLLNLNTEEEYNTYIKTTLTMHIQQTIKALLTYES from the coding sequence TTGAAAACCGATTTTAACGAAAAACAAATTCAGATTTTACAAGTAGCCGAAACGCTATTTGCCGAAAAAGGATTTGACGGCACTTCGATCCGGGACATAGCCAAAGAGGCCAATATCAACATCGCGATGGTTTCCTATTATTTTGGATCCAAAGAACAATTATTAGAATCCATCATACTAAATCGTGTCGCTGCTATAAAAATACAGTTGGATATTTTAACTTTGGAAGACTTAGATCCTCTGCAAAAGATGCATAAGCTCATTGAAATGTATATTGACAAAATCAATAGTAACAGATGCATTTACAAGATTATCCACTTTGAATTTTCCTCAAGTCAAAGAGTAATCAACCTACAGGCTTTTACCGATTTAAAGAAAGAAAACCTAAAATCACTGGAATCAATCATCCAAGATGGACAAGAAAAAGGTGTTTTCAGGAAAGACGTTGTCGTGCCGCTCCTTACAACAACCATTCTTGGAACTTATTTTCATTTTCATTTGAATAGGTTTTTTTATCAAAATCTATTGAACCTCAACACCGAAGAAGAATACAATACCTATATAAAAACAACTTTAACAATGCACATTCAACAAACCATTAAAGCCCTCTTGACATATGAAAGTTAG
- a CDS encoding TolC family protein: protein MKVSYLALFGGFFIGISSINAQDKTSLKLEDAIQLAWTKSNEISLASTKVETKKQELQSAKNTQYPDLKLTGQFLQLTEPTLHLDFDAGSGSFPVPDKIAIGQASLSLPLFAGMKIQNSIKLQDNLFQAENAMASKTKEDVAMRVINFYGNLYKAQRTIELLKENQKSAEQRVTDFIALEKNGIIPRNDLLKAQLQVSKIQLSLDEALNNEKIINYYLVTLLKLPSETKLAVAESDLINFSKSEVPTDEQPALQNRKDLEAIQFQEKATQNNIKIAKGDYYPTVGLTGGYAALNVNNVMRLENAMFIGLGVSYDVSGILKNGTQVKIAESKALEVKNTEELLKDNIRIQVQQAITNYDLAIKQNIVHKQAVEQATENYRIVKDKYDNGLSDTNDLLEADVEQLKSKISETIAKVDVIQKYYELLSATGQLSQTFNLSKI, encoded by the coding sequence ATGAAAGTTAGTTATTTAGCACTCTTTGGAGGGTTCTTCATAGGAATTTCATCCATCAATGCCCAAGACAAAACCAGTTTAAAACTGGAAGATGCGATACAATTGGCTTGGACAAAAAGTAATGAAATCTCATTGGCAAGCACCAAAGTAGAAACGAAAAAACAAGAATTACAATCGGCAAAAAATACCCAATATCCCGATTTAAAACTTACCGGACAATTTCTTCAATTAACAGAGCCAACCCTACACTTAGATTTTGATGCGGGATCAGGATCATTTCCTGTACCCGACAAAATAGCCATTGGTCAGGCTAGTTTGAGTCTTCCTCTATTTGCAGGAATGAAAATTCAAAACAGCATCAAACTTCAGGATAATTTATTCCAGGCCGAAAATGCAATGGCATCCAAAACCAAAGAAGATGTGGCTATGAGAGTCATAAACTTCTATGGAAATTTGTATAAAGCGCAAAGAACCATCGAATTATTGAAGGAAAATCAAAAAAGCGCAGAACAACGCGTTACTGATTTTATCGCTTTGGAAAAAAACGGAATTATTCCGCGTAATGACTTATTGAAAGCACAGCTTCAGGTTTCCAAAATTCAGTTGTCACTTGATGAAGCGTTGAATAACGAAAAAATAATCAATTACTATTTGGTTACTTTATTAAAATTACCATCAGAAACAAAACTGGCAGTTGCGGAAAGTGATTTGATTAATTTTTCTAAATCTGAAGTTCCAACAGATGAGCAACCTGCACTTCAAAATCGTAAAGACCTTGAAGCTATTCAATTTCAGGAAAAGGCAACTCAAAACAACATCAAAATCGCCAAAGGAGATTACTATCCAACCGTTGGTTTGACCGGAGGGTATGCCGCTTTGAACGTAAACAATGTTATGAGACTGGAAAATGCGATGTTCATTGGATTAGGAGTTTCCTATGATGTCAGCGGAATTCTAAAAAATGGCACTCAGGTAAAAATCGCTGAAAGCAAAGCGCTTGAGGTAAAAAACACTGAAGAGCTATTGAAAGATAACATTAGAATTCAGGTACAACAAGCGATTACCAATTATGATTTGGCTATTAAGCAAAATATTGTTCACAAACAAGCAGTAGAACAGGCTACCGAAAATTACCGAATCGTAAAAGATAAATACGACAACGGACTTTCGGATACCAATGATTTACTGGAAGCAGACGTCGAACAACTGAAATCAAAAATAAGCGAAACCATTGCCAAAGTGGATGTCATTCAAAAATATTACGAATTACTTTCGGCAACTGGACAATTATCACAAACCTTCAACCTTTCAAAAATATAA
- a CDS encoding HlyD family secretion protein — MEKKKTNTKFIIILAVLILVGGTYGIIKYIHSQGHEETDDAQIEKNMNPIIPRVSGYISKVYVKDNDYVKKGDTLFTIDKRDYQLKIEEANAAVIATEGGYEVAKEDIGSALASIAVSDANVQSAGGNIETAKIRLGRATSDYVRYENLYKNHSITKQQYEQALATKQEAENQVRILQQQQKASSFQKSVIEAKSRVTNKQTEVAAANIKKARALLEVAQLNLTYTVVTAAIDGQVSKIDIQPGQLVQQGQSLFFIINNNEAWVVANFKETQLNKMVIGQKVTVKVDAYPDYDFEGTLTSFSPATGSRFSLLPPDNATGNFVKTIQRLPVKISLNASNDPQKIKLLRPGMNADVDVHLK, encoded by the coding sequence ATGGAAAAGAAAAAAACAAATACCAAATTCATCATAATCCTCGCTGTATTAATTCTAGTTGGAGGAACTTACGGAATTATAAAATACATTCATTCTCAAGGACACGAAGAAACGGATGATGCTCAAATTGAGAAAAACATGAATCCGATAATCCCAAGAGTCTCGGGATATATCAGCAAAGTTTATGTAAAGGACAATGATTATGTAAAAAAAGGAGACACCTTATTTACTATTGATAAAAGAGACTATCAATTGAAAATCGAAGAAGCAAACGCTGCTGTTATTGCTACTGAAGGCGGTTACGAAGTTGCCAAAGAAGATATTGGAAGCGCTTTGGCTAGCATCGCCGTTTCGGATGCCAATGTACAATCGGCTGGCGGTAATATCGAAACTGCCAAAATCAGATTGGGAAGAGCTACAAGTGATTATGTTCGTTACGAAAACTTATATAAAAACCACTCTATCACAAAACAACAATACGAGCAAGCATTGGCTACCAAACAAGAAGCCGAAAATCAAGTACGTATTTTGCAACAACAACAAAAAGCGAGTTCTTTTCAAAAATCTGTAATTGAAGCGAAATCAAGAGTTACCAATAAACAAACAGAAGTTGCTGCTGCTAATATCAAAAAAGCAAGAGCATTATTGGAAGTAGCCCAATTAAACCTGACTTACACTGTGGTGACTGCCGCTATTGACGGACAGGTTTCAAAAATTGACATTCAGCCAGGACAATTGGTACAACAAGGGCAATCTCTATTTTTCATTATCAATAATAACGAAGCTTGGGTTGTTGCTAATTTTAAAGAAACACAATTGAACAAAATGGTTATTGGCCAAAAAGTTACTGTAAAAGTAGATGCTTATCCTGATTATGATTTTGAAGGAACGCTTACTTCTTTTTCACCTGCAACAGGATCTCGTTTTTCATTGCTTCCACCAGATAACGCAACCGGAAACTTTGTAAAAACCATTCAGAGATTACCGGTAAAAATAAGCTTGAATGCTTCAAACGATCCACAAAAAATAAAATTGTTGCGACCAGGTATGAACGCTGATGTAGATGTTCATTTGAAATAA